One window from the genome of Bradyrhizobium xenonodulans encodes:
- a CDS encoding methyl-accepting chemotaxis protein has product MKIGTLLTTAIVSLSTVGGGLAVYVAVTKYQTMERITEAQGRLAIVRAVSDIPRYLNPERGFSTNILYGPATIDPALLAEQDKLRKQTDGARDRMNALRKELPGPFDDGNSIGGSIDGINSKFTSLREAIDKAMAGPPEARKDAAKKIVADNAVLNGGVTALLNEQVRRMAILNGDAYRQASYANIAMTLRDVGGFNSSLHKNLVGGKKPATDAEKSDIARSQGRNDQIVMSLQELRGNPATPANVAAALEKFNAIYVEEFGRELKLVKDGAVSGKYEHDMDTYYAATQRGLGTIIEVRDAFYDNAEHILAGASSAARTSFTIALLGLAAVLIASIGLVVIVRRRVCAPIVDLTTRMSRLADGEVAESIPGAERSDEVGAMAAAVKVFKDNMIRADRLAAEKQAENDGKMRRAQALDGLTRAFEAKVTELVGGLSRASSTMESTAQSMTSTAAQTNSQAAVVAAASEQTSTNVQTVASATEELTSSIAEIGRQVAQSTEIAARAVDNARRTGDTARALAEGAQKIGDVVTLIQSIAEQTNLLALNATIEAARAGDAGRGFAVVASEVKSLAGQTAKATTEISEQISAIQAASDETVAAIRNVADVIGEIDQIGTAIAAAIEEQGSATKEIARSVQEAARGTQEVNTNISGVQRAADDTGTAAREVLGAAEQLSTQSRDLAGQFDRFLGEVRAA; this is encoded by the coding sequence ATGAAAATCGGAACGCTCCTGACCACCGCCATCGTCTCGCTCTCGACCGTCGGCGGCGGCCTTGCCGTCTACGTCGCCGTGACGAAATACCAGACGATGGAGCGGATCACCGAAGCGCAGGGACGGCTCGCGATCGTCCGCGCGGTCAGCGACATCCCGCGCTATCTCAACCCCGAGCGCGGCTTTTCCACCAACATCCTCTATGGTCCTGCCACCATCGACCCGGCGCTGCTCGCCGAGCAGGACAAGTTGCGCAAGCAGACCGACGGCGCCCGCGACAGAATGAATGCGCTGCGCAAGGAGTTGCCCGGCCCGTTCGACGACGGCAACAGCATCGGCGGCAGCATCGACGGTATCAATTCGAAATTCACCTCGCTGCGCGAGGCGATCGACAAGGCGATGGCGGGACCGCCGGAGGCGCGCAAGGACGCGGCGAAGAAGATCGTCGCCGACAACGCCGTGCTCAACGGCGGCGTGACCGCGCTGCTCAACGAGCAGGTCCGACGCATGGCCATCCTCAACGGCGATGCCTACCGGCAGGCTAGCTATGCCAACATCGCGATGACATTGCGCGACGTGGGCGGCTTCAACTCCAGCCTGCACAAGAATCTCGTCGGGGGCAAGAAACCGGCGACCGACGCCGAGAAGAGCGACATCGCCCGCTCGCAGGGCCGCAACGACCAGATCGTGATGTCGTTGCAGGAGCTGCGCGGCAATCCGGCAACTCCGGCGAACGTCGCCGCGGCGCTGGAGAAGTTCAACGCGATCTATGTCGAGGAGTTCGGCCGCGAGCTCAAGCTGGTGAAGGACGGTGCGGTCAGCGGCAAGTACGAACACGACATGGACACCTATTACGCCGCCACGCAGCGCGGCCTCGGCACCATCATCGAGGTCCGCGACGCGTTCTACGACAACGCCGAACACATTCTCGCCGGCGCCTCCTCGGCGGCACGCACCAGCTTCACCATCGCGCTGCTCGGCCTTGCCGCCGTGCTGATCGCCAGCATCGGCCTCGTCGTGATCGTCCGTCGCCGCGTCTGCGCGCCGATCGTCGACCTGACGACGCGGATGTCGCGGCTTGCCGACGGCGAGGTCGCGGAAAGCATCCCCGGCGCCGAGCGCTCCGACGAGGTCGGCGCGATGGCCGCCGCCGTGAAGGTGTTCAAGGACAACATGATCCGGGCCGACCGGCTCGCGGCCGAGAAACAGGCCGAGAACGACGGCAAGATGCGCCGCGCACAGGCGCTCGACGGGCTCACGCGCGCGTTCGAGGCCAAGGTCACCGAGCTCGTCGGCGGCCTGTCCCGCGCTTCATCCACCATGGAAAGCACGGCGCAGTCGATGACCTCGACGGCGGCCCAGACCAACAGCCAGGCGGCGGTCGTCGCCGCCGCCTCCGAGCAGACCTCGACCAACGTGCAGACCGTTGCCAGTGCCACGGAAGAGCTGACCTCCTCGATCGCGGAGATCGGCCGTCAAGTGGCGCAAAGCACCGAGATCGCGGCGCGCGCCGTCGACAACGCCCGCCGCACCGGCGACACCGCACGCGCGCTCGCCGAGGGCGCCCAGAAGATCGGCGACGTCGTCACGCTGATCCAGAGCATCGCCGAGCAGACCAATTTGCTGGCGCTGAACGCGACCATCGAAGCCGCCCGCGCCGGCGATGCCGGCCGCGGCTTTGCGGTGGTTGCGTCCGAAGTGAAGTCGCTGGCGGGCCAGACCGCCAAGGCCACCACCGAAATCTCCGAGCAGATTTCGGCGATCCAGGCCGCGAGCGACGAGACCGTGGCCGCGATCCGCAATGTCGCCGACGTCATCGGCGAGATCGACCAGATCGGCACCGCGATTGCGGCTGCGATCGAGGAACAGGGCTCCGCCACCAAGGAGATCGCCCGCAGCGTCCAGGAAGCGGCCCGCGGCACCCAGGAGGTCAACACCAACATCTCAGGCGTGCAGCGTGCCGCCGACGACACCGGCACCGCGGCCAGGGAAGTGCTGGGCGCGGCCGAGCAACTCTCGACCCAGTCGCGCGACCTCGCCGGACAGTTCGACCGCTTCCTCGGCGAAGTCAGGGCCGCGTAA
- a CDS encoding 2-keto-4-pentenoate hydratase — translation MDLSRQRELARHLADLRREGRQQSGLEGRLVPPDADTAYRIAQMVEEELGWEVVGWKIAGMKSGLQRQLRISAPIYGRVFAPLIKPSPASVEHARQCSPIPEVEYQARLGADLPPRATPYTVDEVGDAVASLHPGIELAECRFVHDAAFPPMPAIMADGSGSGTIVLGEPIANWRSRDIANQDVVLTCNGAERRRGRAAEAIDHPLVPLAWLANELSRTGIGLKAGQTISTGTLTGMLRPKAGETYVADFGPLGTVSATYN, via the coding sequence ATGGATTTGTCCCGACAGCGCGAGCTCGCCCGCCATCTCGCCGATCTGCGCCGCGAGGGCCGGCAACAAAGCGGCCTCGAGGGACGGCTGGTGCCACCGGACGCCGACACCGCGTACCGCATCGCGCAGATGGTGGAAGAGGAATTGGGCTGGGAGGTCGTCGGCTGGAAGATCGCCGGCATGAAGTCCGGGCTCCAGCGCCAGCTTCGCATCTCTGCGCCGATCTACGGGCGGGTGTTCGCGCCCCTGATCAAGCCGTCGCCCGCAAGCGTCGAGCACGCCAGGCAATGCAGCCCGATTCCGGAGGTCGAGTACCAGGCACGCCTCGGCGCCGACCTGCCGCCGCGCGCAACGCCCTATACGGTGGACGAGGTCGGCGATGCCGTCGCCTCGCTGCATCCCGGCATCGAGCTCGCCGAATGCCGCTTCGTTCACGACGCGGCGTTTCCGCCGATGCCCGCGATCATGGCCGATGGCTCCGGGTCGGGAACGATCGTGCTTGGTGAGCCCATCGCCAACTGGCGCAGCCGCGACATTGCCAATCAGGACGTCGTTCTCACTTGCAACGGCGCCGAGCGACGTCGTGGCCGCGCGGCGGAGGCGATCGATCATCCGCTGGTGCCGCTCGCCTGGCTCGCCAACGAGCTGTCGCGGACCGGCATCGGTCTCAAGGCGGGGCAGACCATCAGCACGGGCACGCTCACCGGCATGCTGCGGCCGAAGGCGGGCGAGACCTATGTCGCCGATTTCGGTCCGCTGGGAACTGTGAGCGCGACCTACAACTGA
- a CDS encoding TetR/AcrR family transcriptional regulator, protein MTASTREKMIAGAADLMSRRGINATSMRDVVRHTATPRGSISHHFPDGKRQLIADAVTFAGQQVSIPLEKAMSERGVMGGLRAFVASWRRRLEATGFEAGCPVLAVAVDRYVGEASGKEDETAQQHLLDLADGVFADWRQIMRAALLREGLAAERADRLATLVVASIEGTVAMCRASRSAAALDQVHEELETVLSTALARTTG, encoded by the coding sequence ATGACCGCCAGCACACGTGAGAAGATGATCGCCGGCGCCGCCGACCTGATGAGCCGGCGCGGCATCAACGCCACCAGCATGCGCGACGTCGTTCGTCACACGGCGACGCCGCGCGGCTCGATCAGCCACCACTTTCCGGACGGCAAACGGCAGTTGATCGCCGATGCCGTGACCTTTGCCGGCCAGCAGGTGTCCATTCCCCTCGAGAAGGCCATGAGCGAACGCGGCGTCATGGGCGGCTTGAGGGCCTTCGTCGCATCATGGCGGCGTCGGCTGGAAGCGACCGGCTTCGAGGCCGGCTGCCCGGTGCTCGCCGTTGCCGTCGACCGCTATGTCGGCGAAGCCTCCGGCAAGGAGGACGAGACGGCGCAGCAGCATCTGCTCGACCTCGCCGACGGCGTGTTCGCCGATTGGCGCCAGATCATGCGCGCCGCCCTGCTGCGCGAAGGGCTCGCCGCGGAGCGGGCCGATCGGCTCGCAACGCTCGTCGTTGCCTCGATCGAAGGCACGGTCGCGATGTGCCGCGCAAGCCGCAGCGCGGCTGCGCTCGATCAGGTTCACGAAGAGCTGGAGACGGTCCTGTCCACCGCCCTCGCCCGCACGACCGGATAG
- a CDS encoding tautomerase family protein: MTIITVTAPAGRLGLAQRRRLAESLTDVVLEPEIGQLLPAARMGFQVHFHDLPADCMAIGGRLLSDQDTPRDIITITIAVMNAAWPAEVRSEVIRNVLARLAEACDMPAPAPTWWVNFEIIEEGSWGSRGGVLSILQLLETGVFTPERVNAIRAALQPQA, from the coding sequence TTGACCATCATCACGGTAACCGCACCCGCCGGACGGCTCGGCCTGGCGCAGCGCCGACGCCTTGCCGAAAGCCTGACCGATGTCGTGCTCGAGCCTGAAATCGGCCAGCTTCTGCCGGCTGCGCGCATGGGCTTTCAGGTCCATTTCCACGATCTGCCGGCCGATTGCATGGCGATCGGCGGCCGGCTTCTGTCCGACCAGGACACGCCACGCGACATCATCACCATCACGATCGCCGTGATGAACGCGGCGTGGCCGGCGGAGGTGCGGTCCGAGGTGATCCGCAACGTGCTGGCCCGGCTCGCGGAAGCCTGCGACATGCCGGCGCCGGCCCCGACCTGGTGGGTAAATTTCGAGATCATCGAGGAGGGGAGCTGGGGATCGCGGGGCGGCGTGCTCTCGATCCTCCAGCTCCTGGAGACCGGTGTGTTCACGCCGGAGCGGGTCAACGCGATCCGCGCGGCGCTTCAGCCGCAGGCCTGA
- a CDS encoding crotonase/enoyl-CoA hydratase family protein yields the protein MSEGCIRTEVHGHVLKIIVDNAAKKNAFTPAMMEQLSDALTELHDSEAYRVGVICAEGGDFTAGLDMPKFFGPAAEKRNVKEGNVDPFGLAKRCRKPVVTAVQGVVFTIGIELMLAGDIVVAAADSRFCQMEAKRGIAPLGGAHFRFLSRAGWGDAMYHLFLCDEFSAERALAIGLVQEVVPPGEQVERAMALAAIIARNAPLGIQVTKEAAARYVEGGEPAAIAYIPKIRDRVLGSADAKEGIQSFIERRAAVFQGR from the coding sequence ATGAGCGAGGGATGCATTCGCACCGAGGTGCACGGCCACGTCCTCAAGATCATCGTCGACAATGCCGCGAAGAAGAACGCGTTCACCCCGGCGATGATGGAGCAACTGTCCGATGCGCTCACCGAGCTGCACGACAGCGAGGCCTACCGTGTCGGCGTGATCTGTGCGGAAGGTGGGGATTTCACCGCCGGCCTCGACATGCCGAAATTCTTCGGACCTGCTGCTGAGAAGCGCAACGTCAAGGAAGGCAATGTCGATCCGTTCGGACTTGCCAAGCGCTGCCGCAAGCCTGTTGTCACCGCCGTGCAGGGCGTCGTGTTCACCATCGGCATCGAGCTGATGCTCGCCGGCGACATCGTGGTGGCGGCTGCGGATTCGCGCTTCTGCCAGATGGAGGCGAAGCGCGGCATCGCGCCACTGGGCGGCGCCCATTTCCGCTTTCTGTCGCGGGCCGGCTGGGGCGATGCGATGTACCATTTGTTCCTGTGCGACGAGTTCTCGGCGGAGCGCGCGCTCGCGATCGGCCTCGTCCAGGAGGTCGTGCCGCCGGGAGAGCAGGTCGAGCGGGCGATGGCACTCGCCGCCATCATCGCGCGCAATGCGCCGCTCGGCATCCAGGTGACCAAGGAAGCGGCGGCCAGATATGTCGAAGGCGGCGAGCCGGCCGCGATCGCCTACATTCCAAAAATTCGGGACCGCGTGCTCGGCAGCGCTGATGCGAAGGAGGGCATTCAGTCGTTCATCGAGCGTCGCGCGGCGGTCTTTCAGGGACGCTGA
- a CDS encoding DUF1810 domain-containing protein yields MTDPFDLDRFVQAQNPVFRAVLGELTRGRKQSHWMWFVFPQIAGLGFSAMSQRYAIGSRAEAEAYLAHPVLGPRLIECTALVLAVEGRTINAILGAPDDAKFRSSMTLFGAVSDQPAFDQALARYFAGDRDRATLDILARLDRLA; encoded by the coding sequence ATGACCGATCCTTTCGATCTAGACCGGTTCGTCCAGGCCCAAAACCCTGTTTTTCGCGCCGTCCTGGGGGAGCTGACCCGGGGCCGGAAGCAGAGCCACTGGATGTGGTTCGTCTTCCCGCAGATCGCCGGGCTCGGCTTCAGCGCCATGTCGCAGCGCTATGCCATCGGCTCGCGGGCGGAGGCCGAAGCCTACCTCGCCCATCCCGTCCTCGGTCCTCGCCTGATCGAATGCACCGCGCTCGTCCTCGCCGTCGAGGGACGGACCATCAACGCGATCCTCGGCGCGCCCGACGACGCCAAATTCCGCTCGTCGATGACGCTGTTCGGCGCGGTGTCCGACCAGCCCGCCTTCGATCAGGCACTCGCCCGATATTTTGCAGGCGACCGCGACCGCGCGACGCTGGACATCCTCGCCAGGCTCGATCGCCTCGCCTAG
- a CDS encoding DUF2778 domain-containing protein gives MLSLAAVALALGAAAWVADMGDSTPLITAALPPANPTNTNGPSFDDRFASLSGSQPARDTGLRGLERSAVNAVQLKLRDARAMLAQKLQGDDWRSTLTEDDRHVVDETRPSQQRADAIPMPRSRPAQADFSAQIASSQAYAETNPRVDNRNFFEKFTDKIKLASLTPGDGLFAKAPDLAALGYDSRTAVYDIKAKALYLPSGLALEAHSGMGALMDDPDHVDQRMVGATPPATYDLKPRERLFHGVRALRLTPTDGTSALGRVGLLTHNYMLGPRGDSNGCVSIKDYDRFLKAWDNGEFNRLVVVPSLSGSATASQRASTDS, from the coding sequence TTGCTGTCTCTGGCTGCCGTCGCGCTGGCACTGGGCGCTGCCGCGTGGGTCGCAGATATGGGCGATTCGACCCCGCTGATCACTGCCGCGCTGCCTCCGGCCAATCCCACCAACACCAATGGCCCTTCGTTCGACGACCGTTTCGCCTCGCTGTCCGGCAGCCAGCCCGCCCGTGACACCGGCCTGCGGGGACTGGAGCGCTCCGCCGTGAACGCGGTCCAGCTCAAGCTGCGCGACGCCAGGGCGATGCTGGCCCAGAAGCTCCAGGGCGACGACTGGCGCTCGACCCTGACCGAGGACGACCGGCACGTCGTTGACGAGACGAGGCCGTCGCAGCAGCGTGCCGATGCCATCCCGATGCCGCGCTCACGCCCGGCCCAGGCGGACTTCTCCGCCCAGATCGCCTCCAGCCAGGCCTATGCGGAGACCAACCCCAGGGTCGACAACCGCAACTTCTTCGAGAAATTCACCGACAAGATCAAGCTGGCCTCGCTGACGCCCGGCGACGGCCTGTTCGCCAAGGCCCCGGATCTCGCCGCCCTCGGCTACGATTCGCGGACGGCGGTCTACGACATCAAGGCCAAGGCGCTTTACCTGCCGAGCGGCCTGGCGCTGGAAGCCCATTCGGGCATGGGCGCGCTGATGGACGACCCTGACCATGTCGACCAGCGCATGGTCGGTGCGACCCCGCCTGCGACCTACGATTTGAAACCGCGCGAAAGACTGTTCCACGGCGTTCGCGCACTGCGCCTGACGCCCACCGACGGCACCAGCGCGCTCGGCCGCGTCGGGCTTCTCACCCACAATTACATGCTCGGGCCGCGCGGCGACTCCAACGGCTGCGTCTCGATCAAGGACTATGATCGCTTCCTCAAGGCCTGGGACAACGGCGAGTTCAACCGCCTCGTCGTGGTGCCGAGCCTGAGCGGATCGGCGACGGCCTCGCAGCGCGCGAGCACCGATTCCTGA
- a CDS encoding tannase/feruloyl esterase family alpha/beta hydrolase, which translates to MKRRLLASTIMAGCAALGTQAIAHGFPPSGVAPRASCTALTGLTLPNTQILSATQKTGYCNVVGIINKRVSTQDPDHFTYGIGFALNLPNTWHGRFEMMGGGGTDGSLNPDPQGAAGTELGQGWAVAADDGGHEDSASNVVGGHQDDDANAGGSAHFAIDAQARRDYGYNGIEKTATISKQIISYFYGLDTAYSYIMGCSNGGRDAMVASQRFPWLFDGVISQNPGFNLPQAGLAEAWNEQVLGTLATSNDVNGQPFIPDTFPVQDLQVASAAILSACDALDGLVDGIIDNYHACTAKKVYPALASYTCGSGSHGSTPHGGTCLTGAQVDALKKIYAGPVNSKGQRLYSNWFWDAGIWTPPTAPGAGWQLWNVVTAPVPGVNTAINLTLGAGAIPMIFQTPPVVTPVNGPNGQEAFVFKFNFDTDAPKIFTRTAAYPESSMDFMAAVSTDLRPFRARGGKLIVSSSVNDGIFSGAAIARWYRNMDRRMSGRAIDFARLFMVPNMAHCGGGAATASFATNQLKAITDWVEKDIAPDRIVATNTNATSPYPAGGLFDPRVAQNFPTGGTRPLCVYPKIAAYKGSGLTNDAGSFACIDPGFKHGGDHDFHDDDDGRGDDHRP; encoded by the coding sequence ATGAAACGACGACTTCTCGCTTCGACCATCATGGCCGGTTGCGCGGCGCTCGGCACGCAGGCCATTGCGCACGGATTTCCGCCGAGCGGCGTCGCGCCGCGCGCCTCCTGCACCGCCCTCACCGGCCTCACGCTGCCGAACACGCAGATCCTGAGCGCGACCCAGAAGACGGGCTATTGCAACGTGGTCGGCATCATCAACAAGCGCGTCTCGACGCAGGATCCCGATCACTTCACCTACGGCATCGGCTTTGCGCTCAACCTGCCCAACACCTGGCACGGCCGCTTCGAGATGATGGGCGGTGGCGGCACCGACGGCAGCCTCAATCCCGATCCGCAAGGCGCCGCCGGCACCGAGCTCGGCCAGGGCTGGGCCGTCGCCGCTGACGATGGCGGCCACGAAGACAGCGCCAGCAATGTCGTCGGCGGACATCAGGATGATGACGCCAATGCCGGCGGCTCCGCGCATTTCGCCATCGACGCGCAAGCGCGCCGCGACTACGGCTACAACGGCATCGAGAAGACCGCGACGATCTCCAAACAGATCATCTCCTATTTCTACGGTCTCGACACCGCCTATTCCTACATCATGGGCTGCTCCAACGGGGGCCGCGACGCCATGGTGGCATCGCAGCGCTTTCCGTGGCTGTTCGACGGCGTGATCTCGCAAAATCCCGGCTTCAACCTGCCGCAGGCGGGCCTCGCGGAAGCCTGGAACGAGCAGGTGCTTGGCACGCTCGCAACCAGCAACGACGTCAATGGACAGCCGTTCATTCCGGACACGTTTCCCGTGCAGGATCTCCAGGTGGCCTCAGCCGCGATCCTGAGCGCCTGCGACGCGCTCGATGGCCTCGTCGACGGCATCATCGACAATTACCACGCCTGCACGGCGAAGAAGGTGTATCCGGCGCTCGCCAGCTACACCTGCGGCTCCGGCTCGCACGGCAGCACGCCGCATGGCGGCACCTGCCTGACCGGCGCGCAAGTCGACGCGCTCAAGAAGATTTATGCCGGCCCGGTCAACAGCAAGGGACAGCGGCTCTATTCGAACTGGTTCTGGGACGCCGGCATCTGGACGCCGCCGACCGCGCCCGGCGCGGGCTGGCAACTCTGGAACGTCGTCACCGCGCCGGTGCCTGGCGTCAACACCGCGATCAACCTGACGCTCGGCGCCGGCGCGATCCCGATGATCTTCCAGACGCCGCCGGTGGTCACGCCCGTCAACGGACCGAACGGCCAGGAAGCCTTCGTGTTCAAATTCAACTTCGACACCGACGCGCCGAAGATCTTCACCAGGACGGCGGCCTATCCCGAAAGCAGCATGGACTTCATGGCCGCGGTCTCGACCGATCTGCGGCCGTTCAGGGCGCGCGGCGGCAAGCTGATCGTCTCCTCCTCGGTCAATGACGGCATCTTCTCCGGCGCCGCGATCGCCCGCTGGTACCGCAACATGGACCGCCGCATGAGCGGCCGTGCGATCGATTTCGCGCGGCTGTTCATGGTGCCGAACATGGCCCATTGCGGCGGCGGCGCGGCCACCGCGAGCTTCGCGACGAACCAGCTCAAGGCCATCACCGACTGGGTCGAGAAGGACATCGCGCCGGACCGCATCGTCGCGACCAACACCAACGCCACCTCGCCCTATCCCGCGGGGGGATTGTTCGATCCGCGCGTCGCCCAGAACTTCCCGACCGGCGGCACGCGGCCACTCTGCGTCTATCCGAAGATCGCGGCCTACAAGGGCAGCGGCTTGACCAACGATGCCGGCAGCTTTGCCTGCATCGATCCCGGCTTCAAGCACGGCGGCGACCACGACTTCCACGACGATGACGACGGGCGCGGCGACGACCACAGGCCCTGA
- a CDS encoding MarR family winged helix-turn-helix transcriptional regulator — protein sequence MQPGKAQAGKRVTRPRRAPRATKPLRAPPRIVSSPKPARAKPLALGDLSQLLGYGIRRAQLWIFKEFSRQLAVFEISPAQFSVLCVIDANPGVNQLAVAQLLSIERAGLGRLVDHLEGRGLVRRTASTINRRYYVLYLTEAGTTLLGRLRPAAAESDKALAARIGPRAYKDLRRALSSFVEDS from the coding sequence ATGCAGCCAGGCAAGGCCCAAGCCGGGAAACGGGTCACGCGACCGCGGCGCGCGCCCCGCGCGACGAAGCCGCTGCGAGCGCCGCCGCGCATCGTGTCGAGCCCGAAGCCCGCGCGGGCGAAACCGCTCGCGCTGGGTGACCTTTCCCAGCTGCTCGGCTACGGCATCCGCCGGGCGCAGCTCTGGATCTTCAAGGAGTTCAGCCGGCAATTGGCGGTTTTCGAAATCAGTCCCGCCCAGTTTTCCGTGCTCTGCGTGATCGACGCCAATCCCGGCGTCAACCAGCTTGCCGTCGCGCAGCTGTTGTCGATCGAACGGGCCGGGCTTGGCAGGCTGGTGGACCATCTGGAAGGTCGTGGCCTCGTGCGTCGCACGGCATCTACGATCAACCGCCGCTATTACGTGCTCTATTTGACCGAAGCCGGGACGACGCTACTGGGCCGGCTGCGGCCGGCGGCAGCCGAAAGCGACAAGGCGCTCGCGGCCAGGATTGGACCGCGCGCCTACAAGGATTTGCGGCGCGCGCTGTCGAGCTTTGTCGAGGATAGCTGA
- a CDS encoding TRAP transporter substrate-binding protein codes for MKRRTFLKGGAVAGATTLVAAPAIAQGAPEIKWRLTSSFPKSLDTIYGTAQTFAKYVAEATDNKFQIQTFGAGEIVPGLQALDAVSTASVEMAQTPLYFYIGKEPALAYATGAPFGMNHRHQESWWHFGGGADLTNEALKPFKAHAILCGNSGTQMGGWFRKEIKTVDDLKGLKFRIAGMGGHVLARLGVVPQQIAGGDIYPALEKGTIDAVEFVGPYDDEKLGFQKVAKYYYFPGWWEGGAMLHMIVNDEKWASLPKQYQAIVNQAASAAGAWMLEKYDSVNPAALKRLLANGAELKAFPQPVLEACYNATQEHLNELAAKSDLFKRTKESHDAYMKELLFYTQIAENFYDNYLLSKMRNKT; via the coding sequence ATGAAACGCCGTACATTCCTCAAGGGCGGCGCGGTCGCCGGCGCGACGACGCTGGTTGCTGCACCTGCGATCGCGCAAGGCGCGCCCGAGATCAAATGGCGCCTGACCTCGAGCTTCCCGAAGTCGCTCGACACCATCTACGGCACGGCGCAGACCTTCGCGAAATATGTTGCCGAGGCCACCGACAACAAATTCCAGATCCAGACCTTTGGTGCTGGCGAGATCGTTCCCGGCCTGCAGGCCCTCGATGCCGTCAGCACGGCCTCGGTGGAGATGGCGCAGACGCCGCTCTATTTCTACATCGGCAAGGAGCCGGCGCTGGCCTACGCCACCGGCGCGCCGTTCGGCATGAATCACCGCCATCAGGAATCCTGGTGGCATTTCGGCGGTGGCGCCGACCTCACCAACGAGGCGCTGAAGCCGTTCAAGGCGCACGCCATCCTCTGCGGCAATTCCGGCACCCAGATGGGCGGTTGGTTCCGCAAGGAGATCAAGACCGTCGACGATCTCAAGGGCCTCAAATTCCGCATCGCCGGCATGGGCGGCCACGTGCTGGCCAGGCTCGGCGTCGTGCCCCAGCAGATCGCGGGCGGCGACATCTATCCGGCGCTGGAGAAGGGCACGATCGACGCGGTCGAATTCGTCGGCCCCTATGACGACGAGAAGCTCGGCTTCCAGAAGGTTGCCAAGTACTATTACTTCCCCGGCTGGTGGGAAGGCGGCGCCATGCTGCACATGATCGTCAACGACGAGAAATGGGCGAGCCTGCCGAAGCAGTACCAGGCGATCGTCAACCAGGCTGCATCCGCAGCCGGCGCGTGGATGCTGGAAAAGTACGACAGCGTCAATCCGGCTGCGCTGAAGCGGCTGCTCGCCAATGGCGCGGAGCTGAAGGCGTTCCCGCAGCCGGTGCTGGAGGCCTGCTACAACGCCACCCAGGAGCATCTGAACGAGCTCGCCGCCAAGAGCGACCTGTTCAAGCGGACCAAGGAAAGCCACGACGCGTATATGAAAGAGCTGCTGTTCTACACGCAGATCGCGGAAAACTTCTACGACAACTATCTGCTCAGCAAGATGCGCAACAAGACCTGA